In the genome of Gadus chalcogrammus isolate NIFS_2021 chromosome 21, NIFS_Gcha_1.0, whole genome shotgun sequence, one region contains:
- the LOC130374122 gene encoding kelch repeat and BTB domain-containing protein 11-like — MLVSSDRVPGGTLPAPQNPAELDELSPLTSENCYERLALAKRQGLVDLKERCYAFMSDHFLAVLRTPTVYGRLTAGEREHVLARRLGGKRLLAVAEVDEAQDRVLGGGSRPPSRDSSRPQSPLDPQSPLEPQSPPGSSPSPEDPPQHRRHIFCYEEQTKEWRALTALPEQVSTRGAGMCTLYNYLFVAGGLVRGGGGSRASDRVFCYNPLTDAWSEARPLTQARAQLKLVAVDGHLFAVGGECLFTVERYDPRVDRWTPVAALPRGAFAVAHEATACGGDLFVSGGSLFYRLLRLDARRGEWEECAFNDSRKKSTDMVAHGSSIYRFDVNRAHSSVNVCKYNTVVRAWHDGASHALEAAQPFRCAVLGDRIFCVNRSHVLQFEVGGGRERFLPEVLETPAGARGALVPFVLSLGQSD; from the coding sequence ATGTTGGTGAGCAGCGACCGGGTCCCGGGGGGGACTCTCCCCGCCCCGCAGAACCCCGCAGAACTGGACGAGCTGTCGCCCCTTACGTCGGAGAACTGCTACGAGCGACTGGCTCTGGCCAAGAGGCAGGGCCTGGTGGACCTGAAGGAGCGCTGCTACGCCTTCATGAGCGACCACTTCCTGGCGGTGCTGCGGACCCCCACGGTGTACGGGCGCCTCACGGCGGGGGAGCGGGAGCACGTGCTGGCGCGGCGCCTGGGCGGCAAGAGGCTGCTGGCCGTGGCGGAGGTCGACGAGGCGCAGGACAGGGTGCTGGGGGGCGGCAGCAGACCCCCCAGCCGGGACAGCAGCCGACCCCAGAGCCCCCTGGACCCCCAGAGCCCCCTGGAGCCCCAGAGCCCCCCGGGGTCGAGCCCGTCCCCGGAGGACCCGCCGCAACACCGACGTCACATTTTCTGCTACGAGGAGCAGACAAAGGAGTGGCGCGCGCTGACCGCGCTGCCGGAGCAGGTGAGCACGCGCGGCGCGGGCATGTGCACGCTCTACAACTACCTGTTCGTGGCGGGGGGGCTGGTcagggggggcggcggcagcAGGGCGTCGGACCGCGTCTTCTGCTACAACCCGCTGACAGACGCCTGGAGTGAGGCACGCCCCCTGACGCAGGCGCGCGCTCAGCTTAAGCTCGTAGCCGTGGACGGCCACCTGTTCGCGGTGGGCGGAGAGTGCCTGTTCACGGTGGAGCGCTACGATCCGCGCGTGGACCGCTGGACCCCCGTGGCGGCGCTGCCCAGAGGCGCGTTCGCGGTGGCGCACGAGGCGACTGCGTGCGGGGGGGACCTGTTCGTGTCCGGCGGCTCGCTCTTCTACCGCCTGCTGCGCCTCGACGCGCGGCGCGGTGAGTGGGAGGAGTGCGCCTTCAACGACAGCCGGAAGAAGTCAACGGACATGGTGGCGCACGGGAGCTCCATTTACCGCTTCGACGTAAACCGCGCGCACAGCAGCGTGAACGTTTGCAAGTACAACACGGTGGTGAGGGCGTGGCATGACGGCGCGTCCCATGCGCTCGAAGCCGCGCAGCCGTTCCGCTGCGCCGTGCTGGGGGACCGCATCTTCTGCGTCAACAGGTCCCACGTGCTGCAGTTCGAGGTGGGCGGGGGCCGGGAGCGCTTCCTCCCGGAGGTCCTCGAGACCCCGGCCGGAGCCCGCGGGGCGCTGGTCCCCTTCGTCCTCTCTCTCGGCCAATCAGACTGA
- the LOC130374126 gene encoding C-C chemokine receptor type 6-like: protein MSNNSRVESAVRPYLHPLICALGLAGNGLVLLTYAFSRRPRSPTDVYLLNVAVSDLLFVAALPLITYNELWAWPMGTAACKLLRGAYSVNLYSCMLLLACVAADRYLAIVHAPRRLRLRSLLYSRAVCGAVWVLALACSLPTLLYHQAYRPSHMTWVTGEGEDGSGEDGEDGGGGGDPVCSLRFSDPRTARLMRVLVPGAQMAVGFLLPLAVMVFCYAQVVARLLRAHTFQRHRAVRVVLAVVAAFLACHLPYNATLLCQTLGLFREQSCREAEVEQVVLTVTESLAFLHCCVNPLLYAFLGVKFRSNLKRLGARLWGPRGRRAQRGLASRAASDSCASSRRSVTSTSFDI from the coding sequence ATGAGCAACAACAGCAGGGTGGAGTCGGCCGTGCGGCCGtacctccaccccctcatcTGCGCGCTGGGGCTGGCGGGGAACGGCCTGGTCCTCCTCACCTACGCCTTCTCCCGCCGGCCGCGCTCCCCGACCGACGTGTACCTGCTCAACGTGGCCGTGTCCGACCTGCTCTTCGTGGCGGCGCTGCCCCTCATCACCTACAACGAGCTGTGGGCGTGGCCCATGGGCACGGCGGCCTGCAAGCTGCTGCGCGGCGCCTACAGCGTCAACCTGTACAGCTgcatgctgctgctggcctgCGTGGCGGCCGACCGCTACCTCGCCATCGTCCACGCGCCGCGCCGCCTCCGCCTGCGCTCGCTGCTCTACAGCCGCGCCGTCTGCGGCGCCGTCTGGGTCCTGGCCCTCGCCtgctccctccccaccctcctctacCACCAGGCCTACCGGCCCTCCCACATGACGTGGGTGACGGGGGAGGGCGAGGACGGCAGCGGCGAGGACGGcgaggacggcggcggcggcggcgacccGGTCTGCTCCCTGCGGTTCTCGGACCCCCGGACGGCCCGTCTCATGAGGGTCCTGGTGCCCGGCGCCCAGATGGCCGTGGGCTTCCTCCTGCCGCTGGCGGTGATGGTGTTCTGCTACGCCCAGGTGGTGGCGCGGCTGCTGCGCGCCCACACCTTCCAGCGGCACCGCGCGGTGCGGGTGgtgctggcggtggtggcggcgttCCTGGCGTGCCACCTGCCCTACAACGCCACGCTGCTGTGCCAGACGCTGGGCCTGTTCCGGGAGCAGAGCTGccgggaggcggaggtggagcaggtggtGCTGACGGTGACGGAGAGcctggccttcctccactgCTGCGTCAACCCGCTGCTCTACGCCTTCCTGGGGGTGAAGTTCAGGAGCAACCTGAAGCGGCTGGGGGCGCGGCTCTGGGGTCCGCGCGGCCGGAGGGCCCAACGCGGCCTCGCCTCCagggccgcctccgactcctGCGCCTCCTCCCGCCGCTCCGTCACCAGCACCTCCTTCGACATCTGA
- the LOC130374861 gene encoding kinesin-like protein KIF26A, which translates to MQQNQEHRMDPQELTGRAQRLSLSRRRRGSSDPEAPGPLLYTGGFSGALKLSPPAVPPGLLRAGAKVTDSPGMGKVKVMVRLCSVPGEAPDPTSYLKVDVRKKQLTLCETGGPSQPGGPGQPREPPARRASAPAPKTFAFDAVFSQDASQAEVCSGSVAEVIQSVVNGADGCIFCFGHANLGKTYTLIGRDCSTQSLGVAPTAISWLFRVMEERREKAGGRFSVSVSAVEICGREETLSDLLTHCYSSSSSSSSSSSEHLLPHEEQRRPGVVLQEDPLCGSKLQNQRELLSSSAEQAAFFLDAALAARSSSRGRCDEATRRNAHFLFTLTVHQQRPEKSAKTAVTAGRSRLHLLDLGSCESCVGGGGGGGGGGGGAGGGGGGGTQCLSLSALGNVILALVNGAKHVPYRDSKLTMLLRESLGNINCRTTMIAHVSAHRRHHLETLGTLQLASRLHRVRKNKARYASSSSGGDSSCEEERPQRGGALRPLHPRSRTVALDPEGPARAPSDPDYSSSSEQSCDTVIYVGPGGGALSDRELSDHEGPPAFIPIVPSLVRRRAPPRGGSRLRCDTFAELQERLDCIDGSEGPPGLAPEGPPGLAPEGPPGLAPKGLVTAKPPDTVPPPTSDRPPGAREGVSAREGVTSREGVSAREGVSSREGVSSREGVSAREGVSSREGVSAREGVSSREGVSAREGVSSREGVSSREGVSAREGVSSREGVRSAPPEAVVREKLYLRTTAPKPSDSPSLPRGPQATTGPLWCGGGRAPPVGMTPTELHPVGGWGLDRDLFRTTVTLQRPLELNGEDQLVFTLVEDRPLGPGAPGPLAGGGAGRGSVSIISSISDEYDAYLTGLGAAASGPLPAAALWRRDHAQGSHSSHSSQYDSGIGFSELEGELEGELGTAPCRTPAPSPAEPPRAALRGTRARAGSLSSPASQTLPRRPKPLPPGPPGPPEEERRRGARQYDLWPTSGPGEAGRRRSGPSVAGGNSHSVPRPPKNHAHSSSSSSPQQGDPPGRGPRLTRGATTLGMMSGPQGSSESVWEPEGSPGTGGRFSSLGKRSGGHRTGRAPKAGSGRGVASWRSTLPRALPPEAEPRSRLRDEPPALRMTSSLKTRGAKGGALLHYGMSLERGGGPGSREDLGGRPASSVRLGAPPPTAAAPRPGGARSSGGGAGGGAGAGSRTPAAPGGSKSRSSSSSASRTPSSQDDAPPPGKPPGATAGGPGAGGGRAANSRVSELAAGSGRRQAGGGEGAGGEGGGIPSPYSKVTAPRPAQRHSSGVASDNSSVLSGELPPAMGRTALFYHSGGSSGYESMRRDSETASSARDSMSDDVTRNRGRVNKSPKKRGNGVQRRRLIPAPLPDSSLGRRAEGQRDRAHQPFEITVYQIDPLDPLQRSRQEQTFQDVEKGLQYFNARLRVAERRQQQIAALRCRRERLRAELTEAKGLLMVAPGRRSPDYEAEQHLDQESQEYLEVLLRSTDELEDVVNVCKARLMMETCFDVSTATGGGAAAARRGL; encoded by the exons ATGCAGCAGAACCAGGAGCACAGGATGGACCCCCAGGAGCT AACAG ggcggGCCCAGAGGCTCAGTCTGtccaggaggaggcgggggtctTCGGACCccgaggccccggggcccctgcTCTACACGGGGGGGTTCAGCGGGGCCCTGAAGCTGTCCCCCCCCGCCGTGCCCCCCGGCCTGCTGCGGGCGGGGGCAAAGGTCACCGACAGCCCCGGGATGGGCAAG GTCAAGGTGATGGTCCGTCTCTGCTCGGTGCCGGGCGAGGCCCCGGACCCCACGTCCTACCTGAAGGTGGACGTCCGCAAGAAGCAGCTGACCCTGTGTGAGACGGGGGGCCCCAGCCAGCCGGGGGGCCCGGGCCAGCCCAGGGAGCCCCCTGCCAGGCGAGCCTCCGCCCCTGCTCCAAAGACGTTCGCCTTCGATGCCGTCTTCTCCCAGGATGCGTCTCAG GCCGAGGTGTGTTCGGGGAGCGTTGCCGAGGTCATCCAGTCGGTGGTGAACGGCGCCGACGGCTGCATCTTCTGCTTCGGACACGCGAACCTGG GTAAGACCTACACCCTGATTGGTCGGGACTGCTCCACCCAGAGCCTGGGCGTGGCCCCCACAGCCATCTCCTGGCTGTTCAGGGTGATGGAGGAGCGGAGGGAGAAGGCCGGAGGCCGGTTCTCCGTCTCCGTGTCGGCGGTGGAGATCTGCGGCCGGGAGGAGACGCTGAGCGACCTCCTGACTCActgctactcctcctcctcctcctcctcctcctcctcctcggagcacctcctcccccacgagGAGCAGCGCAGGCCAGGGGTGGTCCTCCAGGAAGACCCCCTCTGCGGCTCCAAG ctcCAGAACCAGCGGGAGCTGCTCTCCTCCTCGGCGGAGCAGGCCGCCTTCTTCCTGGACGCGGCGCTGGCGGCCCgcagctccagcagggggcgctgcgaCGAGGCCACCCGCAGGAACGCCCACTTCCTGTTCACCCTCACCGTGCACCAGCAGCGGCCGGAGAAGAGCGCCAAGACCGCAG TGACTGCAGGTCGGAGTCGTCTTCACCTCCTGGACCTGGGGAGCTGTGAGAGctgtgtgggaggaggaggaggaggaggaggaggaggaggaggagcaggaggaggaggaggaggaggaactcagtgtctgtctctgtccgcgCTGGGGAATGTGATCCTGGCTCTGGTCAACGGGGCCAAACACGTCCCCTACAG GGACAGCAAGCTGACCATGCTGCTGAGGGAGTCTCTGGGGAACATCAACTGTCGGACCACCATGATCGCCCACGTGTCGGCCCACCGGCGCCACCACCTGGAGACGCTGGGCACCCTGCAGCTGGCCTCACGGCTTCACCGCGTCAGGAAGAACAAGGCCCGG tacgcctccagctcctcggGGGGGGACAGCTCCTGTGAGGAGGAGCGTCCCCAGCGTGGGGGGGCCCTCAGACCCCTGCACCCCCGGTCCCGGACCGTGGCCCTGGACCCGGAGGGCCCCGCGCGGGCCCCCAGCGACCCGGACTACTCCTCCAGCAGCGAGCAGTCCTGCGACACCGTCATCTACGTGGGGCCCGGCGGGGGGGCCCTCAGCGACCGGGAGCTCAGCGACCACGAGGGCCCCCCGGCCTTCATCCCCATCGTCCCCTCCCTGGTGAGGAGGCGGGCCCCGCCCCGCGGGGGCAGCCGGCTCCGCTGCGACACCTTCGCCGAGCTGCAGGAGCGGCTGGACTGCATCGACGGCAGTGAGGGCCCCCCCGGCCTGGCCCCCGAGGGCCCCCCAGGCCTGGCCCCCGAGGGCCCCCCCGGCCTGGCCCCCAAGGGCCTGGTCACTGCTAAACCCCCTGACACTGTGCCACCCCCAACATCGGaccggccccccggggcccgggaGGGGGTCTCGGCCCGGGAGGGGGTCACGTCCAGGGAGGGGGTCTCGGCCCGGGAGGGGGTCTCGTCCCGGGAGGGGGTCTCGTCCAGGGAGGGGGTCTCGGCCCGGGAGGGGGTCTCGTCCAGGGAGGGGGTCTCGGCCCGGGAGGGGGTCTCGTCCAGGGAGGGGGTCTCGGCCCGAGAGGGGGTCTCGTCCAGGGAGGGGGTCTCGTCCCGGGAGGGGGTCTCGGCCCGGGAGGGGGTCTCGTCCAGGGAGGGGGTCCGGTCAGCCCCTCCCGAGGCGGTGGTCCGGGAGAAGCTCTACCTCCGAACGACGGCCCCGAAGCCCTCcgactccccctctctccccaggggCCCCCAGGCCACGACGGGGCCCCTGtggtgcgggggggggcgggcgcccCCTGTGGGGATGACCCCCACGGAGCTCCACCccgtgggggggtggggtctggACCGGGACCTCTTCAGGACCACCGTGACCCTGCAGCGCCCCCTGGAGCTGAACGGGGAGGACCAGCTGGTGTTCACCCTGGTGGAGGACCGGCCCCTCGGCCCGGGGGCCCCAGGGCCCCTcgccgggggcggggcgggccgCGGCTCCGTCAGCATCATCAGCAGCATCAGCGACGAGTACGACGCCTACCTCACCGGGCTGGGGGCGGCGGCCTCCGGCCCGCTGCCCGCCGCGGCTCTGTGGCGCCGGGACCACGCCCAGGGCTCCCACAGCTCCCACAGCTCCCAGTACGACAGCGGGATCGGCTTCTCCGAGCTGGAGGGCGAGCTGGAGGGCGAGCTGGGGACCGCGCCGTGTCGGacccccgccccctcgcccGCGGAGCCCCCCCGAGCGGCTCTCAGAGGGACCAGGGCCCGAGCCGGTTCCCTCAGCTCCCCCGCCTCCCAGACCCTCCCCCGGCGgcccaagcccctccccccgggccccccggggcccccggagGAGGAGCGCCGGCGGGGGGCCCGGCAGTACGACCTCTGGCCGACCTCGGGCCCCGGGGaggcggggcggcggcggagcGGGCCGAGCGTCGCCGGGGGTAACAGCCACAGCGTCCCGCGGCCCCCCAAGAACCacgcccactcctcctcctcctcctccccccagcaggGGGACCCCCCAGGGAGGGGGCCCCGCCTCACCCGGGGGGCCACCACCCTGGGGATGATGTCGGGGCCCCAGGGGTCCTCGGAGTCCGTCTGGGAGCCGGAGGGGTCTCCCGGGACGGGGGGCCGGTTCTCCTCCCTGGGGAAGCGGTCCGGCGGACACAGGACCGGCCGGGCCCCTAAAGCGGGGtctggga ggggcgtggcctcctgGCGGTCCACGCTGCCCCGGGCGCTGccgccggaggcggagcccCGCTCCCGGCTCCGGGACGAGCCCCCCGCGCTCaggatgacctccagcctcaagACGCGCGGCGCCAAGGGGGGCGCCCTGCTGCATTATGGGATGTCcctggagaggggcgggggtcCGGGCTCCAGAGAGGACCTGGGGGGCCGACCGGCCTCCTCCGTGAGGCTCGGAGCTCCGCCCCCCACGGCCGCCGCCCCCAGACCGGGCGGGGCCAGGTCCtccgggggcggggctgggggcggggccggggccgggtcCCGGACGCCGGCGGCCCCCGGGGGGTCAAAGAGTCGCTCGTCGTCCTCCAGCGCCTCGAGGACCCCGAGCTCCCAGGACGACGCCCCTCCCCCCGGGAAACCCCCGGGCGCCacggcgggggggccgggggcgggtGGAGGGCGGGCGGCCAACAGCCGGGTCAGCGAGCTGGCGGCGGGGAGCGGCAGGAGGCaggcggggggcggggagggggcggggggcgaggGCGGGGGGATCCCCTCCCCCTACAGTAAGGTGACGGCGCCGCGCCCCGCCCAGCGCCACAGCAGCGGCGTCGCCAGCGACAACAGCAGCGTGCTGAGCGGCGAGCTGCCCCCCGCCATGGGCCGCACCGCCCTGTTCTACcacagcggcggcagcagcggctACGAGAGCATGCGGCGCGACAGCGAGACGGCGTCCTCGGCCCGCGACTCCATGAGCGACGACGTCACTAGGAACCGCGGCCGCGTCAACAAGTCCCCCAAGAAGAGGGGCAACG GGGTCCAGCGGCGCCGCCTGATcccggcccccctcccagacTCCTCTCTGGGCCGGCGGGCAGAGGGCCAGCGGGACCGGGCCCACCAGCCCTTCGAGATCACCGTCTACCAGATagaccccctggaccccctgcagAGGAGCCGGCAGGAG CAAACGTTCCAGGATGTGGAGAAG GGCCTGCAGTACTTCAACGCGAGGCTGCGTGTGGCcgagcggcggcagcagcagatcGCGGCGCTGCGGTGCCGGAGGGAACGGCTCAGGGCCGAGCTGACGGAGGCCAAGGGCCTGCTGATGGTGGCCCCCGGGAGGCGGAGCCCCGACT acgagGCGGAGCAGCACCTGGACCAGGAGTCCCAGGAGTACCTGGAGGTCCTTCTCCGCTCCACGGACGAGCTGGAGGACGTGGTCAATGTCTGCAAGGCCCGGCTCATGATGGAGACATGCTTCGACGTCTCCACggcaacaggaggcggcgccgccgccgcccggcgAGGACTCTGA